The sequence below is a genomic window from Rhinopithecus roxellana isolate Shanxi Qingling chromosome 7, ASM756505v1, whole genome shotgun sequence.
ACAACAGTTAGCCTGCTCCAGCCCCCCCAGTATCGAATCTATCAGCTTTTTCTCAATGGAAACCTCTTGACAAGACTGTATCCAAACGAATTTGTCAATTACTCCAACGCGGTGACTCTTCACCTAGGTAACAACGGGTTACAGGAGATCCGAACAGGGGCATTCAGTGGCCTGAAAACTCTCAAAAGACtgcatctcaacaacaacaagcTTGAGATATTGAGGGAGGACACCTTCCTGGGCCTGGAGAGCCTGGAGTATCTCCAGGCCGACTACAATTACATCAGTGCCATCGAGGCCGGGGCATTCAGCAAACTTAACAAGCTCAAAGTGCTCATCCTGAATGACAACCTTCTGCTTTCACTGCCCAGCAACGTGTTCCGCTTTGTCCTGCTGACCCACTTAGACCTCAGGGGgaataggttaaaagtaatgCCTTTTGCTGGCGTCCTTGAACATATTGGAGGGATCATGGAGATTCAGCTGGAGGAAAATCCATGGAATTGCACTTGTGACTTACTTCCTCTCAAGGCTTGGCTAGACACCATAACTGTTTTTGTGGGAGAGATTGTCTGTGAAACTCCCTTTAGGTTGCATGGGAAAGACGTGACCCAGCTGACCCGACAAGACCTCTGTCCCAGAAAAAGTGCCAGTGACTCCAGTCAGAGGGGCAGCCATGCTGACACCCACGTCCAAAGGCTGTCACCTACAATGAATCCTGCTCTCAACCCAACCAGGGCTCCAAAAGCCAGCCGGCCGCCCAAAATGAGAAATCGTCCAACTCCCCGAGTGACTGTGTCAAAGGACAGGCAAAGTTTTGGACCTATCATGGTGTACCAGACCAAGTCTCCTGTGCCTCTCACCTGTCCCAGCAGCTGTGTCTGCACGTCTCAGAGCTCAGACAATGGTCTGAATGTAAATTGCCAAGAAAGGAAGTTCACTAATATCTCTGACCTGCAGCCCAAACCGACCAGTCCAAAGAAACTCTACCTAACAGGGAACTATCTTCAAACTGTCTATAAGAATGACCTCTTAGAATACAGTTCTTTGGACTTACTGCACTTGGGAAACAACAGGATTGCGGTCATTCAGGAAGGTGCCTTTACAAACCTGACCAGTTTACGCAGACTTTATCTGAATGGCAACTACCTTGAAGTGCTGTACCCTTCTATGTTTGATGGACTGCAGAGCTTGCAATATCTCTATTTAGAGTATAATGTCATTAAGGAAATTAAGCCCCTGACCTTTGATGCTTTGATTAACCTACAGCTACTGTTTCTAAACAACAACCTTCTTCGCTCCTTACCTGATAATATATTTGGGGGGACGGCCCTAACCAGGTTGAATCTGAGAAACaaccatttttctcatctgcccGTGAAAGGGGTTCTGGATCAGCTCCCGGCTTTCATCCAGATAGATCTGCAAGAGAACCCCTGGGACTGTACTTGTGACATCATGGGGTTGAAAGACTGGACAGAACATGCCAACTCCCCTGTCATCATTAATGAGGTGACTTGCGAATCTCCTGCTAAGCATGCAGGGGAGATACTAAAATTTCTGGGGAGGGAGGCTATCTGTCCAGACAGCCCAAACTTGTCAGATGGAACCATCTTGTCAATGAATCATAATACAGACACACCTCGGTCGCTTAGTGTGTCTCCTAGTTCCTATCCTGAACTACACACTGAAGTTCCACTGTCTGTCTTAATTCTGGGATTGCTTGTTGTTTTCATCTTATCTGTCTGTTTTGGGGCCGGTTTATTCGTCTTTGTCTTGAAACGCCGAAAGGGAGTGCCAAGTGT
It includes:
- the SLITRK2 gene encoding SLIT and NTRK-like protein 2, encoding MLSGVWFLSVLTAAGILQTESRKTAKDICKIRCLCEEKENVLNINCENKGFTTVSLLQPPQYRIYQLFLNGNLLTRLYPNEFVNYSNAVTLHLGNNGLQEIRTGAFSGLKTLKRLHLNNNKLEILREDTFLGLESLEYLQADYNYISAIEAGAFSKLNKLKVLILNDNLLLSLPSNVFRFVLLTHLDLRGNRLKVMPFAGVLEHIGGIMEIQLEENPWNCTCDLLPLKAWLDTITVFVGEIVCETPFRLHGKDVTQLTRQDLCPRKSASDSSQRGSHADTHVQRLSPTMNPALNPTRAPKASRPPKMRNRPTPRVTVSKDRQSFGPIMVYQTKSPVPLTCPSSCVCTSQSSDNGLNVNCQERKFTNISDLQPKPTSPKKLYLTGNYLQTVYKNDLLEYSSLDLLHLGNNRIAVIQEGAFTNLTSLRRLYLNGNYLEVLYPSMFDGLQSLQYLYLEYNVIKEIKPLTFDALINLQLLFLNNNLLRSLPDNIFGGTALTRLNLRNNHFSHLPVKGVLDQLPAFIQIDLQENPWDCTCDIMGLKDWTEHANSPVIINEVTCESPAKHAGEILKFLGREAICPDSPNLSDGTILSMNHNTDTPRSLSVSPSSYPELHTEVPLSVLILGLLVVFILSVCFGAGLFVFVLKRRKGVPSVPRDTNNLDVSSFQLQYGSYNTETHDKTDGHVYNYIPPPVGQMCQNPIYMQKEGDPVAYYRNLQEFSYSNLEEKKEEPATPAYTISATELLEKQATPREPELLYQNIAERVKELPSTGLVHYNFCTLPKRQFAPSYESRRQNQDRINKTVLYGTPRKCFVGQSKPNHPLLQAKPQSEPDYLEVLEKQTAISQL